Proteins from one Camelina sativa cultivar DH55 chromosome 8, Cs, whole genome shotgun sequence genomic window:
- the LOC104705690 gene encoding 3-isopropylmalate dehydrogenase 3, chloroplastic isoform X1: protein MPVGGAALDLVGVPMPEESFTAAKNSDAILLGAIGGYKWDKNEKHLRPEMALFYLRRDLKVFANLRPATVLPQLADASTLKKEVAEGVDMMIVRELTGGIYFGEPRGISINENGEEVGISTEIYAAHEIDRIARVAFETARKRRGKLCSVDKANVLDASVLWRKRVTALASEYPDVELSHMYVDNAAMQLIRDPKQFDTIVTNNIFGDILSDEASMITGSIGMLPSASLSESGPGLFEPIHGSAPDIAGQDKANPLATILSAAMLLKYGLGEEKAAKRIEDAVMDALSRGFRTGDIYSPGNKLVGCKEMGEEVLKSVEAKVPATV from the exons ATGCCTGTCGGAGGAGCAGCCTTGGATTTGGTTGGAGTTCCCATGCCAGAGGAATCTTTCACAGCTGCTAAAAATTCTGATGCTATACTTCTTGGAGCTATTGGAGG GTATAAATGGGACAAGAATGAGAAACATCTGAGACCTGAGATGGCTTTGTTTTACCTACGAAGAGATCTCAAAGTCTTTGCAAATTTAAGACCTGCTACAGTTTTGCCACAG TTAGCTGATGCTTCCACATTGAAGAAAGAAGTAGCAGAAGGTGTTGATATGATGATTGTAAGAGAGCTCACTGGAGGTATTTACTTTGGAGAGCCAAGAGGCATATCGATCAATGAAAATGGCGAAGAAGTCGGCATTAGTACAGAGATCTACGCTGCTCACGAG ATCGACAGAATTGCTCGTGTTGCGTTTGAGACTGCTAGGAAAAGGCGTGGCAAGCTTTGTTCTGTCGACAAAGCTAATGTGTTGGAT GCGTCAGTATTGTGGAGGAAAAGAGTAACAGCGTTAGCCTCTGAATATCCAGATGTTGAACTATCACATATGTATGTTGATAATGCTGCAATGCAGCTTATCCGTGACCCCAAACAG TTTGACACAATCGTCACCAATAACATTTTTGGTGATATATTATCTGATGAAGCTTCAATGATCACTGGAAGCATTGGAATGCTTCCATCTGCTAGTCTCAGTGAATCG GGACCTGGACTCTTTGAACCTATACACGGTTCTGCACCAGATATAGCTGGACAAGACAAGGCAAACCCATTGGCTACTATTCTCAGCGCTGCGATGCTTCTGAAATATGGACTTGGAGAAGAAAAAGCTGCAAAGAGGATTGAAGACGCGGTCATGGATGCTCTGAGCAGAGGTTTCAGAACTGGAGACATCTACTCCCCCGGAAAT AAACTGGTGGGATGCAAAGAAATGGGAGAGGAGGTGCTCAAATCAGTGGAAGCCAAAGTTCCAGCTACTGTTTAA
- the LOC104705690 gene encoding 3-isopropylmalate dehydrogenase 3, chloroplastic isoform X2, whose product MAAFLQTNIRLSSNKIVPGKYTSLNNQYHAPSLIRCAAASPGKKRFNIALLPGDGIGPEVISVAKNVLQKAGSLEGLEFDFQEMPVGGAALDLVGVPMPEESFTAAKNSDAILLGAIGGYKWDKNEKHLRPEMALFYLRRDLKVFANLRPATVLPQLADASTLKKEVAEGVDMMIVRELTGGIYFGEPRGISINENGEEVGISTEIYAAHEIDRIARVAFETARKRRGKLCSVDKANVLDASVLWRKRVTALASEYPDVELSHMYVDNAAMQLIRDPKQFDTIVTNNIFGDILSDEASMITGSIGMLPSASLSESGPGLFEPIHGSAPDIAGQDKANPLATILSAAMLLKYGLGEEKAAKRIEDAVMDALSRGFRTGDIYSPGNKLVGCKEMGEEVLKSVEAKVPATV is encoded by the exons ATGGCGGCGTTTTTGCAAACGAACATCCGACTAAGTTCCAACAAGATCGTCCCCGGAAAATACACTTCTCTCAATAATCAGTACCATGCACCGTCTCTAATTAGGTGCGCCGCAGCTTCACCGGGGAAAAAACGGTTTAACATCGCTCTCCTTCCCGGTGACGGCATCGGTCCAGAAGTTATATCTGTTGCTAAGAATGTGCTTCAGAAAGCTGGATCTCTTGAAG GACTGGAGTTTGATTTCCAAGAGATGCCTGTCGGAGGAGCAGCCTTGGATTTGGTTGGAGTTCCCATGCCAGAGGAATCTTTCACAGCTGCTAAAAATTCTGATGCTATACTTCTTGGAGCTATTGGAGG GTATAAATGGGACAAGAATGAGAAACATCTGAGACCTGAGATGGCTTTGTTTTACCTACGAAGAGATCTCAAAGTCTTTGCAAATTTAAGACCTGCTACAGTTTTGCCACAG TTAGCTGATGCTTCCACATTGAAGAAAGAAGTAGCAGAAGGTGTTGATATGATGATTGTAAGAGAGCTCACTGGAGGTATTTACTTTGGAGAGCCAAGAGGCATATCGATCAATGAAAATGGCGAAGAAGTCGGCATTAGTACAGAGATCTACGCTGCTCACGAG ATCGACAGAATTGCTCGTGTTGCGTTTGAGACTGCTAGGAAAAGGCGTGGCAAGCTTTGTTCTGTCGACAAAGCTAATGTGTTGGAT GCGTCAGTATTGTGGAGGAAAAGAGTAACAGCGTTAGCCTCTGAATATCCAGATGTTGAACTATCACATATGTATGTTGATAATGCTGCAATGCAGCTTATCCGTGACCCCAAACAG TTTGACACAATCGTCACCAATAACATTTTTGGTGATATATTATCTGATGAAGCTTCAATGATCACTGGAAGCATTGGAATGCTTCCATCTGCTAGTCTCAGTGAATCG GGACCTGGACTCTTTGAACCTATACACGGTTCTGCACCAGATATAGCTGGACAAGACAAGGCAAACCCATTGGCTACTATTCTCAGCGCTGCGATGCTTCTGAAATATGGACTTGGAGAAGAAAAAGCTGCAAAGAGGATTGAAGACGCGGTCATGGATGCTCTGAGCAGAGGTTTCAGAACTGGAGACATCTACTCCCCCGGAAAT AAACTGGTGGGATGCAAAGAAATGGGAGAGGAGGTGCTCAAATCAGTGGAAGCCAAAGTTCCAGCTACTGTTTAA
- the LOC104705690 gene encoding 3-isopropylmalate dehydrogenase 3, chloroplastic isoform X3, with protein sequence MAAFLQTNIRLSSNKIVPGKYTSLNNQYHAPSLIRCAAASPGKKRFNIALLPGDGIGPEVISVAKNVLQKAGSLEGLEFDFQEMPVGGAALDLVGVPMPEESFTAAKNSDAILLGAIGGYKWDKNEKHLRPEMALFYLRRDLKVFANLRPATVLPQLADASTLKKEVAEGVDMMIVRELTGGIYFGEPRGISINENGEEVGISTEIYAAHEIDRIARVAFETARKRRGKLCSVDKANVLDASVLWRKRVTALASEYPDVELSHMYVDNAAMQLIRDPKQVLTQSSPITFLVIYYLMKLQ encoded by the exons ATGGCGGCGTTTTTGCAAACGAACATCCGACTAAGTTCCAACAAGATCGTCCCCGGAAAATACACTTCTCTCAATAATCAGTACCATGCACCGTCTCTAATTAGGTGCGCCGCAGCTTCACCGGGGAAAAAACGGTTTAACATCGCTCTCCTTCCCGGTGACGGCATCGGTCCAGAAGTTATATCTGTTGCTAAGAATGTGCTTCAGAAAGCTGGATCTCTTGAAG GACTGGAGTTTGATTTCCAAGAGATGCCTGTCGGAGGAGCAGCCTTGGATTTGGTTGGAGTTCCCATGCCAGAGGAATCTTTCACAGCTGCTAAAAATTCTGATGCTATACTTCTTGGAGCTATTGGAGG GTATAAATGGGACAAGAATGAGAAACATCTGAGACCTGAGATGGCTTTGTTTTACCTACGAAGAGATCTCAAAGTCTTTGCAAATTTAAGACCTGCTACAGTTTTGCCACAG TTAGCTGATGCTTCCACATTGAAGAAAGAAGTAGCAGAAGGTGTTGATATGATGATTGTAAGAGAGCTCACTGGAGGTATTTACTTTGGAGAGCCAAGAGGCATATCGATCAATGAAAATGGCGAAGAAGTCGGCATTAGTACAGAGATCTACGCTGCTCACGAG ATCGACAGAATTGCTCGTGTTGCGTTTGAGACTGCTAGGAAAAGGCGTGGCAAGCTTTGTTCTGTCGACAAAGCTAATGTGTTGGAT GCGTCAGTATTGTGGAGGAAAAGAGTAACAGCGTTAGCCTCTGAATATCCAGATGTTGAACTATCACATATGTATGTTGATAATGCTGCAATGCAGCTTATCCGTGACCCCAAACAGGT TTTGACACAATCGTCACCAATAACATTTTTGGTGATATATTATCTGATGAAGCTTCAATGA
- the LOC104705692 gene encoding probable inactive leucine-rich repeat receptor-like protein kinase At3g03770: protein MMEHSKFLPLLFLSWVMFLQSTHQLQNSQTQVLYQLRKHLEFPKALESWGSYYGDLCVIPATAHMSITCQGNSVTELKVMGDKLFKPFGMFDGSSSLPNHTLSQAFLIDSFVTTLTRLTSLRVLSLVSLGIYGELPGKIHRLNSLEYLDLSSNYLFGSVPPDLSRLVLLQSLMLDGNYFNGSVPDTLDSLTNLTVLSLKNNRFKGPFPSSICSIGRLTNLALSHNEISGKLPDLSKLSHLHMLDLRENHLDSELPVMPERLVTVLLSKNSFSGEIPRRFGSLSQLQHLDLSFNHLTGTPSRFLFSLPNISYLDLASNKLSGKLPLNLTCGGKLGFVDLSNNRLIGTPPRCLAGASGERVVKLGGNCLSIIGNRDQHQEFLCEEAETEGKQFQGRKIGILVAVIGGAVLVLVFFVLGLLLLCTNRCSCCCSREKSVPQTRLKVVTDNSHTSLSSEVLASARLISQTAKLGAQGVPSCRSFSFEELKEATDDFDSSRFLGEGSLGKLYRGTLENGSSIAIRCLVLSRKFSSQSIRGHLDWMSKLNHPHLLSFLGHCTQTSGEHDPAVTILYLVYEYMPNGSYRTHLSDSFSEKILTWPNRLAILIEIAKAVHFLHTGVMPGSFKNHLKTNNILLDEHKIAKLSDYGVSAIIEENEKLETKSETNKSKKMAKREDDVYNFGFILLESLIGPVPTTKGEAFLLNEMTSFGSQDGRQKIVSPTVLTTSSQESLSIAISIANKCVLLEPSARPSFEDVLWNLQYAAQMQSAADAERKSDTSS, encoded by the exons ATGATGGAACATTCAAAGTTCTTACCTTTGCTCTTTCTTTCATGGGTTATGTTCTTACAAAGCACACATCAACTCCAGAACTCACAGACCCAAGTCCTGTATCAGCTCAGGAAGCATCTGGAATTCCCTAAAGCTCTTGAATCTTGGGGAAGTTACTATGGAGACTTGTGTGTAATCCCTGCAACTGCTCACATGAGCATCACCTGTCAAGGCAATTCCGTCACGGAGCTTAAAGTCATGGGGGACAAGCTTTTTAAACCGTTTGGTATGTTTGATGGGTCTTCTTCACTTCCAAATCACACTCTGTCTCAAGCTTTCTTAATTGATTCTTTTGTTACCACGTTGACAAGGCTTACAAGCTTGAGGGTTCTTAGCTTAGTGTCTCTAGGTATCTACGGTGAGTTACCAGGGAAGATCCATCGGTTGAATTCTCTAGAGTACTTGGATTTGAGTTCGAATTATCTCTTTGGTTCTGTCCCTCCTGATTTATCAAGATTGGTGTTGCTTCAAAGTCTGATGCTTGATGGGAATTACTTCAACGGAAGTGTTCCAGACACGTTGGATTCCTTGACTAATCTTACTGTTCTTAGTTTAAAGAACAACCGGTTCAAAGGTCCGTTCCCATCTTCAATTTGCAGTATTGGAAGACTAACAAATCTTGCTCTATCACACAATGAGATTTCTGGTAAGTTGCCTGATCTCAGCAAGTTAAGTCATCTGCATATGCTGGATCTGAGAGAGAACCATTTGGACTCTGAACTACCTGTGATGCCTGAGAGATTAGTTACTGTTCTACTGAGCAAGAACTCCTTCTCTGGCGAAATTCCAAGACGTTTTGGCAGTTTGTCTCAGCTTCAGCATCTTGACTTGTCGTTCAACCATCTAACTGGAACTCCATCTCggttcttgttctctttgcCAAACATTAGTTACTTGGACTTAGCATCTAACAAGCTCAGTGGGAAGCTACCGCTTAACCTGACCTGTGGAGGCAAACTCGGATTTGTGGATTTGTCAAATAACAGATTAATAGGGACTCCTCCTCGTTGCTTGGCAGGAGCTTCCGGCGAGAGAGTTGTTAAACTCGGTGGAAACTGCTTGTCCATAATTGGTAACCGTGATCAGCATCAAGAATTTTTATGTGAAGAAGCTGAAACTGAGGGAAAACAGTTCCAAGGAAGAAAGATTGGGATTTTGGTTGCCGTAATTGGTGGagctgttcttgttcttgtgttttttgtatTAGGACTTCTTCTCTTATGCACAAACCGCTGCTCTTGCTGTTGCTCAAGAGAAAAGTCAGTGCCGCAAACTCGGCTTAAGGTTGTGACAGATAACTCACACACCAGTCTCTCCTCTGAAGTTCTTGCTAGTGCAA GGTTAATCTCTCAAACAGCAAAGCTAGGTGCACAAGGTGTGCCCTCATGCCGGTCGTTTTCTTTTGAAGAGTTAAAGGAAGCCACAGATGATTTCGATTCATCACGTTTCTTAGGTGAAGGCTCCCTTGGAAAG cTATACAGAGGAACACTTGAAAACGGAAGCTCCATAGCTATCAGATGTCTGGTTTTATCAAGGAAATTCTCCAGCCAGAGTATCAGAGGTCACTTAGATTGGATGTCTAAGCTCAACCATCCTCATCTCCTTAGCTTCTTGGGTCATTGCACTCAAACCAGCGGAGAACACGATCCTGCAGTGACCATACTCTACCTTGTCTACGAGTATATGCCCAACGGGAGCTACCGCACACATCTATCAG attCTTTCTCGGAGAAGATCTTGACGTGGCCAAATCGGCTAGCAATTCTCATTGAGATAGCAAAGGCAGTTCATTTTCTTCACACCGGTGTAATGCCTGGTTCATTCAAAAATCATCTGAAGACGAACAATATTTTGCTTGATGAACACAAGATTGCAAAGCTCAGTGACTATGGAGTCTCTGCCATCATTGAAGAGAATGAAAAGCTCGAG ACAAAGTCAGAAACCAACAAATCAAA AAAAATGGCTAAAAGAGAGGACGATGTGTACAACTTCGGATTCATACTTCTGGAATCTTTGATAGGACCAGTTCCCACTACAAAAGGAGAGGCCTTTCTTCTCAACGAAATG ACATCATTTGGGAGCCAAGATGGTCGGCAGAAGATAGTAAGTCCAACCGTCCTAACAACAAGCTCACAAGAGTCTTTATCGATTGCCATCTCAATCGCCAACAAATGCGTTTTGCTTGAACCGTCGGCAAGACCTTCCTTTGAAGACGTTCTATGGAACTTACAGTACGCAGCTCAAATGCAGTCTGCCGCAGATGCTGAACGCAAATCTGATACTTCATCATGA